A genomic segment from Zygotorulaspora mrakii chromosome 1, complete sequence encodes:
- a CDS encoding uncharacterized protein (similar to Saccharomyces cerevisiae YBL059W and YER093C-A; ancestral locus Anc_7.381), with the protein MAYRGIQSRKYMPHMFQLNYKHPPISYQGEAASALAVGSGLATGGFAMALFGSWWIWDISSLSEFSAKLRKLMGQNPETLDDSLSNMPLDKDTSEVIGQIEALMNKK; encoded by the exons ATGGCATATCGGGGAATACAATCACGTAAAT ACATGCCTCATATGTTTCAACTTAACTACAAACATCCGCCCATTTCATACCAGGGAGAAGCCGCAAGCGCATTGGCAGTAGGCAGCGGTCTTGCCACTGGTGGGTTTGCTATGGCTCTTTTTGGAAGCTGGTGGATTTGGGATATATCATCTCTCAGTGAGTTCAGTGCCAAGTTAAGAAAGTTGATGGGTCAGAATCCCGAAACTTTGGATGACTCATTGTCCAATATGCCACTGGATAAGGACACTTCCGAGGTAATTGGTCAAATAGAGGCATtaatgaacaaaaaatga
- a CDS encoding tetratricopeptide repeat protein (similar to Saccharomyces cerevisiae SKT5 (YBL061C) and SHC1 (YER096W); ancestral locus Anc_7.386): MCTETSVGGMGNPIAGPTPGSIHPYKKYLLQSQNFTLEGSGYPITDVRSPSPAREYASSPGLSNEQLSEYGSALSLNNPSKPMEDPHSKWVQSIGAPPSGFQQEPGQVSSSPTARIVNEDFQRVSSLPSVSSIQRPASNTSGSSNANNRKSRSIDLSHMYLLNSSMDTQLTATNESVADLSHQLISRYLGEGNTSTLLPRLKTIEMYRENVKKSKDVKLLFQYAQYILQTALTIDPSEKSTEDTAKELDQGEVRRKFLKEAQHYLKKLSVKGYADAQYLLGDVYASGAMGKIENKESFTLFQAAAKHGHVESAYRTAYCYEEGLGTTRDSRKALDFLKFAASRNHPSAMFKLGLYCFSGRMGLPSDLNTKQNGIKWLSRASARANDLTCAAPYELAKIYEQGFLDIVIPDQKYAMELYIQSASLGYRQAATLLGQIYEVGNEAVKQDTSLSVHYYTQAALDGDPVAMLGLCAWYLLGAEPAFAKDESEAFQWALRAAQRGFPKGQFTLGYFYEHGKGCEPNAENAWKWYQKAAHNEDPRAIIKMKQRPSNHVVQDSKRRSKSISTINLFKSKSIENLLNSDPSKVAPTGIFTDEQNRLKPIQKNDPVRLPRSTSPSMTLNLDASEKKEVSSSHPVTESKARPDNAKKAKSSTKKDMPGNKKTCILM; encoded by the coding sequence ATGTGTACTGAAACATCCGTTGGTGGAATGGGAAATCCGATTGCAGGTCCAACACCTGGATCTATCCACCCATATAAGAAGTATCTTTTGCAGTCACAGAACTTCACACTTGAAGGCAGTGGATATCCAATTACCGATGTTCGGTCTCCGTCACCTGCGCGGGAATACGCTTCATCTCCTGGACTATCTAACGAACAGTTGTCTGAATATGGTTCCGCTTTGTCGTTGAATAACCCTTCCAAACCAATGGAAGACCCACATAGCAAATGGGTACAAAGTATCGGGGCACCGCCCAGTGGTTTTCAACAGGAGCCGGGGCAAGTCTCTTCTAGTCCAACAGCTCGTATTGTTAACGAGGATTTCCAGCGAGTATCATCATTACCTTCAGTTTCTTCTATTCAACGTCCAGCCTCTAATACTTCAGGCTCCTCTAATGCAAACAACCGAAAATCGCgttcaattgatttatCCCATATGTATTTACTGAATAGCAGTATGGATACTCAATTGACTGCAACAAATGAATCTGTAGCAGATTTATCGCATCAACTGATCAGCAGATATTTAGGTGAAGGCAATACCTCCACTCTGCTTCCAAGattgaaaacaattgaaatgTATAGAGAAAACGTTAAAAAATCGAAGGACGTGAAACTTCTGTTCCAATATGCTCAATATATATTACAAACAGCTTTGACAATCGATCCATCGGAGAAAAGTACTGAAGATACTGCTAAGGAACTGGATCAAGGGGAAgtaagaagaaaattcttgaaagagGCTCAAcattatttgaagaaattgagtGTCAAAGGATATGCAGATGCACAATATCTTCTAGGTGACGTTTATGCTAGTGGAGCAATGGGtaaaatagaaaataaagaatcGTTCACATTATTTCAAGCGGCAGCAAAACATGGACATGTAGAAAGTGCTTATAGAACAGCCTATTGCTATGAAGAAGGTCTGGGTACAACAAGAGACTCGCGGAAAGCTTtagattttttaaaatttgcAGCAAGTAGGAATCATCCCTCTGCAATGTTCAAGTTGGGTCTTTATTGCTTCTCTGGGCGCATGGGATTACCGAGCGACTTGAACACAAAACAAAATGGTATAAAATGGCTATCTCGTGCTTCTGCAAGAGCAAACGATTTGACTTGTGCGGCGCCATACGAATTGGCCAAGATATATGAGCAAGGATTTCTGGATATTGTTATACCCGATCAAAAATACGCAATGGAACTCTACATCCAATCTGCTTCATTGGGTTACAGACAAGCTGCGACATTGTTAGGACAAATATATGAAGTTGGTAATGAGGCTGTAAAGCAGGATACAAGTTTATCAGTTCACTATTATACACAGGCAGCATTGGACGGTGATCCAGTTGCAATGTTAGGCTTATGCGCATGGTACTTGCTTGGTGCAGAGCCAGCGTTtgcaaaagatgaaagtgaAGCATTTCAATGGGCATTGAGAGCCGCCCAGCGAGGTTTTCCTAAGGGCCAATTCACGCTCGGCTATTTCTATGAGCATGGAAAAGGCTGCGAACCTAATGCAGAGAATGCATGGAAATGGTATCAAAAGGCAGCTCATAATGAAGACCCCAGAGCTATCATTAAAATGAAGCAACGTCCTTCCAATCACGTTGTTCAGGATAGCAAGAGAAGATCAAAGAGTATATCAACCATTAACCTattcaaatccaaatcAATTGAGAATCTTTTAAATTCAGACCCATCAAAAGTTGCTCCTACTGGCATATTCACGGATGAACAAAACCGTTTGAAACCCATTCAGAAGAATGACCCAGTGAGACTACCGCGGTCCACTTCACCAAGCATGACACTCAATCTGGACGcttcagaaaagaaagaagtatCCAGTTCACATCCGGTTACTGAAAGTAAGGCACGGCCAGATAATGCTAAAAAAGCTAAGTCTTCCACAAAAAAGGACATGCCAGGGAATAAGAAAACCTGCATTTTAATGTAA
- the RAD51 gene encoding recombinase RAD51 (similar to Saccharomyces cerevisiae RAD51 (YER095W); ancestral locus Anc_7.385), whose amino-acid sequence MMSQVSIQKDSLFGYETQIESEIDNNHLMSTAPAEPSSAPQSQTPYVTQNGNENQDHRAGPNVNVDGEMEGAETEEVDDVALASFVPLDRLQINGITSGDIKKLREHGLHTAEAVAYAPRKDLMEIKGISEAKADKLLSEASRLVPMGFVTAADFHMRRSEMICLTTGSKNLDTLLGGGVETGSITELFGEFRTGKSQLCHTLAVTCQLPLDIGGGEGKCLYIDTEGTFRPVRLVSIAQRFGLDPDDALNNVAYARAYNADHQIRLLDAAAQMMSESRFSLIVVDSVMALYRTDFSGRGELSARQMHLAKFMRALQRLADQFGVAAVVTNQVVAQVDGGMSFNPDPKKPIGGNIMAHSSTTRLAFRKGKGCQRICKVVDSPCLPEADCVFAIYEDGVGDPREEDD is encoded by the coding sequence atgaTGTCTCAAGTGTCCATACAGAAAGATAGTCTTTTTGGGTACGAGACTCAGATTGAGAGTGAGATCGATAATAACCATTTGATGTCTACGGCTCCAGCAGAGCCTTCTTCAGCACCACAGAGTCAGACCCCGTATGTAACGCAAAATGGGAACGAGAACCAAGATCACCGGGCAGGACCAAATGTGAACGTTGATGGAGAGATGGAAGGAGCAGAAACGGAAGAAGTTGACGATGTGGCTTTGGCGTCCTTTGTGCCTCTGGATAGGTTACAAATCAACGGTATTACGAGCGGTGATATCAAGAAGTTGAGAGAGCATGGGCTACATACTGCCGAAGCAGTTGCGTATGCGCCACGCAAGGACTTGATGGAAATCAAGGGTATCTCAGAAGCCAAGGCGGACAAATTACTGAGCGAAGCTTCTAGATTGGTCCCCATGGGGTTCGTCACTGCTGCAGATTTCCACATGCGCAGGTCGGAAATGATATGTCTCACGACGGGTTCCAAGAATCTGGACACTCTGTTGGGCGGCGGTGTTGAGACGGGATCTATAACGGAACTTTTCGGCGAATTTAGAACTGGTAAGTCACAACTCTGCCACACATTGGCGGTTACTTGCCAATTGCCTTTAGATATTGGTGGCGGGGAAGGAAAATGTTTATATATTGATACAGAGGGTACATTCAGACCAGTGAGGCTAGTGTCAATTGCCCAAAGGTTTGGTTTGGATCCTGACGATGCTTTGAATAATGTGGCGTATGCCCGTGCGTACAATGCAGATCACCAAATAAGGCTATTAGATGCTGCTGCACAGATGATGAGCGAATCGCGGTTCTCTTTGATTGTGGTAGATTCCGTTATGGCACTTTACAGAACAGATTTTTCCGGACGTGGTGAGTTAAGCGCAAGACAAATGCATTTAGCGAAATTTATGAGAGCTTTGCAAAGGCTAGCGGATCAGTTTGGTGTCGCTGCGGTAGTTACAAATCAAGTTGTCGCCCAGGTCGATGGTGGCATGTCTTTCAATCCAGATCCCAAGAAACCTATTGGTGGAAATATCATGGCCCATTCCTCAACTACAAGATTAGCCTTTAGAAAGGGAAAGGGATGCCAAAGAATCTGCAAGGTTGTCGACTCTCCCTGCTTGCCAGAAGCCGATTGCGTTTTCGCTATCTACGAGGATGGCGTGGGCGACCCcagagaagaagatgacTGA
- the CMC2 gene encoding Cmc2p (similar to Saccharomyces cerevisiae YBL059C-A; ancestral locus Anc_7.382) — MHPQLEAQRFNSCYDFIQALDKCHHQEYYKRVFGLCNNEKDALTKCLHDARLATEREFILKRKEARKELEQKWKKMDEEEYGEEAILKKIIERHHAKISQAKDPK, encoded by the exons ATGCATCCACAACTAGAAGCGCAAAGATTCAACT CATGCTATGATTTCATTCAGGCCCTGGATAAATGTCACCATCAGGAGTATTATAAAAGAGTCTTCGGTCTGTGTAATAACGAGAAGGACGCTTTAACTAAGTGTTTACATGATGCAAGGCTTGCCACTGAGAGAGAATTCAttttaaaaagaaaagaagctAGGAAGGAGCTGGAGCAAAAGTGGAAGAAGatggatgaagaagaatatggTGAAGAGGCCATTCTGAAGAAAATTATCGAGAGGCATCATGCCAAAATTTCTCAAGCAAAGGACCCAAAATGA
- the YEL1 gene encoding Arf family guanine nucleotide exchange factor YEL1 (similar to Saccharomyces cerevisiae YBL060W; ancestral locus Anc_7.384), whose amino-acid sequence MSKEVIEEENHLTVTPDRRNVSELSGAPSSPLMIESPKMVNIHQFMTDQLDDSEVESQMPSLKNSDMMIAAEIIQGTYDAIDFKAYANFMGAQHNSQILTAFISMLKPFPNSLLLSLRALVSKIYFIAEAQNIDRILEELSKQWVDHCNSPVWHNHYKLCHIVLFSLLILNSDLHNDENSRINIPKFTCNNFVENTLFALRKEARVNNYSIEEEEPLIMEELTSYYSSLRTEALQLLIKLSSKLASKHNSRLLLRTESKLSNGGRQLGKRNSKFSLRSETLTPVDSSSSSTYNSLYSESTLALKHESHFTSNWRFHHNEPLSKLYRYEPDIDKVLSKKNGSLFYMDYSIKISDKDMSQSGNTNEKPQATNDKHGNGRLDLFRWLKKTKNITNFREKKSVAAFLEDNTKWVHARVRVFEGRIYIFKLKDSSRIPENATMEYLKKQSPKYIVFNLVEALAFVVQDNIVQCSQNKNLGTQHEHVSGNFTLTIPTRLYQEKVVLEFQTSTLRQAEMYVNSINFWAARQAPVPKAQFELVSNEEYGWSDKLFTSNYDVEKLDSMYLSAWKPLLSIGALYEALYGDMTEEDQLELFSKISELETFAEEIQFRIDRHNNNKSRAIALWRDSKQFDAVMSNWNTKYLYLNTINERNKAYLKSLRMVRTELGEDT is encoded by the coding sequence ATGAGCAAAGAAgttattgaagaagaaaatcatCTCACCGTGACTCCTGACCGGCGCAATGTATCAGAGCTCTCGGGGGCACCATCCTCTCCATTGATGATTGAGTCACCGAAGATGGTTAATATACACCAATTTATGACCGACCAATTGGACGATAGCGAAGTAGAGAGTCAAATGCCTTCTTTGAAGAACTCAGATATGATGATCGCTGCTGAGATTATACAGGGAACATATGATGCGATTGATTTTAAAGCGTATGCCAACTTCATGGGCGCGCAGCATAACTCACAGATTCTGACTGCGTTCATTAGCATGCTAAAACCATTTCCGAACTCTTTACTGCTTTCACTGAGGGCTTTGGTGAGCAAAATATACTTTATTGCGGAGGCCCAAAATATTGATCGcattttggaagaattgagTAAGCAATGGGTTGACCACTGTAACTCACCCGTGTGGCATAACCACTACAAGCTTTGCCACATTGTACTTTTTTCCCTGCTAATTCTGAATTCAGATTTGCATAATGACGAGAATTCACGAATCAATATCCCAAAATTTACTTGTAATAACTTTGTTGAGAATACACTATTTGCCTTGAGGAAGGAGGCAAGAGTCAATAACTACTCTATTGAAGAGGAGGAGCCATTGATCATGGAAGAGTTAACATCATATTACAGTTCACTTAGAACCGAAGCACTGCAACTATTGATAAAActatcttcaaaattagCTTCTAAGCATAATTCAAGATTGTTATTGAGAACTGAGTCCAAACTCTCGAATGGAGGCCGTCAATTGGGTAAAAGAAActcaaagttttctttaAGAAGTGAAACCTTAACCCCCGTAGATTCATCAAGCTCATCAACGTATAATTCACTTTATTCAGAGTCGACATTGGCTCTAAAGCATGAATCTCATTTCACATCAAATTGGAGATTTCATCACAATGAACCCTTATCTAAATTATATCGTTATGAACCAGACATTGATAAAGTACtgtcaaaaaagaatggatCACTCTTCTACATGGATTACTCTATCAAGATAAGTGACAAAGACATGTCACAAAGTGGTAATACCAACGAGAAACCGCAAGCGACTAACGATAAACATGGTAATGGGAGGCTTGATTTATTTCGTTGgttgaagaagacaaaaaatataaCCAACTttagagaaaaaaaatcggTAGCTGCCTTTTTGGAAGATAACACTAAATGGGTTCACGCAAGAGTACGAGTTTTCGAAGGCAGAATATACATTTTTAAATTGAAGGATTCATCCCGAATTCCCGAGAATGCTACAATggaatatttgaaaaagcagaGTCCAAAATATATCGTGTTTAATTTGGTGGAAGCGCTAGCATTCGTTGTTCAAGATAATATAGTTCAGTGCTCccaaaataaaaatttagGGACACAACATGAGCATGTATCTGGAAATTTTACTTTGACAATACCTACAAGATTATATCAGGAAAAAGTCGTATTGGAATTTCAAACTAGTACGTTACGTCAGGCCGAGATGTATGTCAATAGTATCAACTTTTGGGCAGCAAGACAAGCTCCAGTGCCTAAGGCGCAGTTTGAGCTCGTTTCCAATGAAGAATATGGTTGGAGTGATAAATTGTTCACTTCCAACTACGACGTCGAAAAACTTGACTCAATGTATCTGAGTGCATGGAAACCACTGCTTTCTATTGGTGCCTTATATGAAGCTCTGTATGGAGACATGACCGAGGAGGATCAATTAGAACTTTTCAGCAAAATATCCGAATTAGAGACATTCGCAGAAGAAATACAATTCAGGATTGACAGacataataataacaaGTCAAGGGCCATAGCACTTTGGAGGGACTCTAAACAATTCGACGCTGTAATGAGCAACTGGAATACCAAGTATTTATACCTCAATACaataaatgaaagaaaCAAAGCTTATTTAAAAAGTCTCAGAATGGTAAGAACGGAACTAGGCGAGGACACATGA
- the PUP3 gene encoding proteasome core particle subunit beta 3 (similar to Saccharomyces cerevisiae PUP3 (YER094C); ancestral locus Anc_7.383), which produces MSDPSSINGGIVVAMAGKDCVAIASDLRLGSQSLGVSNKFEKIFHYGHVFFGITGLATDVTTLSETFRYKTNLYKLREERPIEPETFTQLVSSTLYERRFGPYFVGPVVAGLNSKTGKPFIAGFDLIGCIDEAKDFIVSGTASDQLFGMCESLYEPNLESEDLFETISQALLNAADRDALSGWGAVVYIIKKDKIIKRYLKTRQD; this is translated from the coding sequence ATGTCAGACCCAAGTTCTATCAACGGTGGTATTGTCGTGGCAATGGCGGGCAAAGATTGTGTCGCCATTGCATCAGATCTACGTCTAGGAAGTCAATCTCTAGGTGTATCAAATAAGTTTGAGAAGATTTTCCACTATGGCCATGTATTTTTCGGCATCACAGGTTTAGCAACTGATGTAACAACACTAAGTGAAACGTTTCGGTACAAGACAAACCTATATAAGTTGAGAGAGGAAAGGCCCATCGAACCAGAAACATTTACACAGCTGGTTTCATCCACACTTTATGAGAGAAGGTTTGGTCCATATTTTGTGGGCCCCGTAGTGGCGGGTCTCAACTCGAAGACGGGAAAACCATTTATCGCTGGATTCGACCTAATTGGATGCATTGACGAAGCAAAGGATTTTATTGTGAGCGGTACTGCATCTGATCAATTGTTTGGTATGTGTGAATCACTTTATGAACCTAATCTTGAATCGGAAGATTTATTCGAAACTATAAGTCAGGCTTTGCTGAATGCTGCAGACCGTGATGCACTATCCGGTTGGGGCGCTGTTGTATATATTATCAAGAAAGATAagattatcaaaagatatttgaagaCTAGACAAGATtaa